The Theileria orientalis strain Shintoku DNA, chromosome 2, complete genome genome has a window encoding:
- a CDS encoding uncharacterized protein (ABC transporter related domain containing protein), producing the protein MNISSSEKRLNFINESDQCFWESKLYSRSCFKNIKNRSFRYYDDTSFLKYFFFHWLNKWTKQLSFEFVEPYKLHPLPISDQVLKWYPVFSKHISDGLARLESYECNRFQSKDTKVKKPYKSILLRALVLTVWKRTLFLILGLIVVNVLCMSTAVLVKKALTVLNDKSLSFIKTIFLLLTIIVFQIADGLLLETLNFHMGRLNTMVHCLISVVIFQHAMPNRRRFFNNVNGSNTLNVCNKVLHSCSPDSECSKNPLFCPALRHQSRELIAQIYSFESMDYHFVAMTFQSIRFFIDFLTNFIYGIILTSVQIKDNLSFLYVIGALFIIIMVVIEAVTSYNFEWMLFLRDARISKCNHILFSLSRIKKMLYDDIAINIITRTRNKEVSLFVMYTFFTLFNMSLYTSCINLSFYFIKRSFVKTINKARVITDIDTAGFVATLYIYMRIISSLILIPNSIKLFGMGYISLGRLEKFIKDCSPNFYISENQYTDSTKTTTDIIEVTNQLPNDVIVYYKDATFTWVNTRNDLLNKNYDTYLKNINFELKRGDIAIITGAQGSGKSNFIKSMLGEMTLVGGSMAVVPLHTSMPIFYASQDIFLQQGTIRSNITFGYKFDEQLYNTVLKAVELEFDISTWDKGDLRVVSDNAHSLSGGQRVRMELARAIYAYLVFHQVNTEYNDGKCSFLMCLDASFHGLDPYVSKTIFNNLFNLKTGLLVMNDLSIVLTTSKQTLDMCTNPNELSQLANPPIYNINNRRFQFYSNLHDFVKNKKVNNKDYMYLSASRSGYCRMNYLTNDMLRLCSSDATTRLGRMEVTKEKYSKSFKSYARNELAGTKFNPYLVYIKPAPISFFLYLFLSVFFNVLDNVKLVLSTRLSDDITNNINQYKDGQFVDLSEIKARSNFTFNTVILFIIIIIISSVLATIAMTRASLISSRKIHEYSINSIFNNSSSVIKIKKDVSQMLTYFFMDITFIDYLVAMQFSLFLFPFIQSLINILTLFYLIPISIPFVTVSIGFVYNYVLKRYVNSNKSIFFCYLESCVQVNSVVERSIAGSHIYRSFKRHFELINTGIEHRDYRARSRFMTSSIVSWSATLFNWMFSFTTLLIFSLITLLDRFTGFNFNVGYFGLGLSLCMNVVKSFDKLTLTLGQFDMTMCSVERFRLFIPPGEKVKFGKFINTHEEILTNPISGPKFDRKQLLKRRVVEFKTENKKFYALRRLFYHPKIHIMDVHQYLTPYHSGVELKNVCVYTTPGLNPESMILKHVSVSAHKSEIIGMVGRTGAGKTTLLSVLQNIAENRTGQVLLDGKDLNYIPKVVLRQIIGVVPQLPFVFKGWTIRMFLDPRKLFSDADINDALDKCALLNFVNWLPGGKKLDTVLVQEDVSSCYQQYKNKAYENRKSGKISKTGFETDMLLSNSQLRTLWLARLVLYRHFYRMIVVDEPPEEDLLVETSVKNDIGVPIYDLLQTYFQHCTTFLTAHDTSVLRKCTSIWALHDGRLVRTCKTFDIPANESIAKIIEECVKLN; encoded by the coding sequence ATGAATATATCCTCCTCTGAGAAACGATTGAATTTTATCAATGAATCGGATCAATGCTTTTGGGAAAGCAAATTGTATTCTAGATCGTGTTTTAAGAATATAAAGAATAGGTCGTTCCGTTACTACGACGATACTAGCTTTTTGAAATACTTCTTTTTCCACTGGCTCAATAAATGGACGAAACAATTGTCTTTTGAATTTGTTGAACCATACAAGTTACACCCTTTGCCGATATCAGATCAAGTATTGAAATGGTATCCAGTATTTTCTAAGCACATTAGTGATGGTTTAGCTAGGTTGGAGTCATATGAGTGTAACAGGTTTCAATCCAAAGATACCAAGGTTAAGAAACCAtacaaatcaattttaCTGAGAGCATTGGTTCTAACGGTTTGGAAAAGGACTTTGTTTCTGATCCTTGGTTTGATAGTGGTTAACGTTTTGTGTATGAGTACGGCTGTTTTAGTTAAAAAGGCTCTTACGGTCttaaatgataaatctCTGAGTTTTATAAagacaatttttttattattaaccATAATCGTTTTTCAAATAGCAGATGGACTGTTGCTTGAAACTCTTAACTTTCACATGGGAAGGCTGAATACTATGGTTCATTGTTTAATTTCAGTAGTTATCTTTCAACATGCCATGCCTAATAGGAGAAggttttttaataatgttaatGGTTCTAACACGTTGAATGTGTGCAACAAGGTTCTTCACAGTTGCTCACCGGATTCTGAGTGTTCTAAAAATCCATTATTTTGCCCAGCTCTACGCCATCAAAGCAGAGAATTAATCGcacaaatatatagttTTGAATCGATGGACTATCATTTCGTCGCGATGACATTTCAGTCAATAAGGTTTTTCATCGATTTTTTAACCAACTTTATATACGGGATCATCTTGACGTCAGTTCAGATTAAAGATAACCTATCGTTTTTGTACGTGATAGGAGCTTTATTCATAATTATTATGGTTGTTATTGAAGCCGTAACCTCCTATAATTTTGAATGGATGCTATTTCTCAGGGACGCTAGAATAAGCAAGTGCAaccatattttattttcattatcaCGAATCAAGAAAATGTTATATGACGACATCgcaattaatattattactagGACCAGAAATAAAGAAGTTTCACTTTTTGTTAtgtatacattttttacacttttCAACATGAGCCTTTACACCAGTTGTATCAACTTgtcattttatttcataaaGAGGTCTTTTGTCAAAACCATCAATAAAGCTAGAGTCATTACTGACATAGACACAGCGGGATTTGTTGCAacattatacatatacatgaGGATTATATCTTCTTTGATTTTGATACCTAATTCAATCAAATTATTTGGAATGGGATATATATCTCTCGGAAGACTtgaaaaatttatcaaagACTGTTCTCCTAATTTCTATATTAGTGAAAATCAATATACTGATTCCACAAAAACCACAACAGATATAATTGAGGTAACAAATCAACTCCCTAATGAcgttattgtatattataagGATGCCACATTCACATGGGTCAACACACGCAACGACctattaaacaaaaattatgacacatatttaaaaaatataaactttgAACTCAAACGTGGTGATATTGCCATAATTACTGGTGCTCAGGGTTCCGGCAAATCTAACTTCATAAAGTCAATGCTTGGTGAGATGACCCTGGTTGGGGGCTCTATGGCCGTTGTGCcattacacacatcaatGCCCATATTCTATGCATCACAAGATATATTCCTACAACAGGGTACTATTAGATCCAACATCACATTTGGTTACAAATTTGACGAGCAGTTGTACAACACTGTGCTGAAGGCTGTGGAACTTGAATTTGATATATCAACCTGGGATAAGGGTGACCTCAGAGTAGTATCAGATAATGCCCATTCACTGAGTGGTGGTCAACGTGTAAGAATGGAGTTGGCTCGTGCAATATATGCTTATTTGGTGTTTCATCAAGTAAACACTGAGTATAACGACGGCAAGTGTTCTTTCTTGATGTGTTTGGATGCCTCGTTCCACGGTCTAGATCCATACGTATCcaaaactatattcaataacctgtttaaccttAAAACAGGGCTATTGGTAATGAATGACCTTTCTATTGTTTTAACAACATCAAAACAAACTCTTGACATGTGCACTAATCCAAATGAATTAAGTCAACTCGCCAATCCCCCaatttataacataaataatcgGAGGTTTCAATTCTATTCCAATCTTCATGACTTTGTGAAAAACAAGAAagtgaataataaagatTACATGTACTTGTCGGCTAGCAGGAGTGGATACTGTCGTATGAATTATTTAACGAATGATATGCTGAGATTATGTTCCTCTGATGCCACTACGAGGCTAGGTAGAATGGAAGTGACCAAGGAAAAATATAGCAAGTCTTTTAAGTCATATGCTAGAAATGAATTGGCAGgtactaaatttaatccaTATCTAGTTTATATTAAGCCAGCACCTATATCATTTTTCCTTTACTTATTTCTAAGTGTCTTTTTCAATGTTTTGGATAATGTAAAACTTGTTTTGTCAACCAGATTATCAGACGACATAACAAACAATATTAACCAATATAAGGATGGCCAATTTGTTGATTTGTCTGAAATTAAAGCAAGGTCCAATTTCACATTTAACACTGTTATCCTTTtcattataattataatcaTATCGTCTGTTTTGGCAACAATAGCTATGACAAGGGCTTCCTTAATATCTTCACGTAAAATTCACGAATACTCTATAAACtcaatttttaacaataGTTCCTCAGTgatcaaaattaaaaaagaCGTAAGTCAAATGCTCACGTACTTCTTTATGGATATTACTTTCATTGACTACTTAGTGGCAATGCAATTCTCACTTTTTTTGTTCCCCTTCATTCAAAGTTTGATCAATATACTTACACTGTTTTACCTTATCCCGATCTCTATCCCTTTTGTCACTGTGAGCATAGGGTTCgtttataattatgttCTCAAGAGATATGTGAATTCCAACAAAAGTATTTTTTTTTGCTATTTGGAGAGCTGTGTACAGGTAAATTCTGTGGTGGAAAGGTCTATCGCAGGATCTCATATTTATAGGAGTTTTAAAAGGCATTTTGAACTTATAAACACTGGCATCGAACACAGGGACTACAGGGCTCGATCCAGGTTTATGACGTCTTCAATTGTTTCCTGGTCTGCTACTTTGTTCAATTGGATGTTTTCCTTTACCACACTACTGATATTTTCCTTAATAACCTTGTTGGATAGGTTCACtggatttaattttaatgttggTTATTTCGGTTTGGGGTTATCCTTGTGTATGAACGTCGTAAAATCTTTTGACAAACTGACACTGACTTTAGGACAGTTTGATATGACAATGTGTTCAGTTGAAAGGTTTAGACTTTTCATACCGCCTGGCGAGAAAGTTAAATTCGggaaatttattaataccCATGAGGAGATACTAACCAATCCAATCAGTGGCCCTAAGTTTGATAGGAAGCAATTGCTTAAGAGGAGAGTCGTCGAGTTTAAGActgagaataaaaaattctATGCTTTGAGACGACTGTTCTACCATcctaaaatacacatcatGGATGTTCACCAGTATCTGACTCCCTATCACTCAGGCGTTgagttaaaaaatgtgtgtgtatacacaaCACCCGGCCTTAACCCAGAAAGTATGATTTTGAAACATGTTTCGGTATCAGCCCATAAATCTGAAATCATTGGTATGGTAGGTAGAACAGGAGCCGGTAAAACGACGCTGTTGTCAGTGTTACAGAACATAGCAGAGAACAGAACGGGTCAAGTATTATTGGACGGCAAGGATCTAAATTATATCCCCAAAGTTGTTCTTCGACAAATTATTGGTGTTGTTCCACAGCTGCCATTCGTATTCAAGGGATGGACCATTAGGATGTTCCTCGATCCCAGAAAGCTGTTTAGTGATGCCGATATCAATGATGCATTGGACAAGTGTGCCCTGCTTAACTTCGTCAATTGGCTTCCTGGAGGAAAGAAATTAGATACTGTTTTAGTGCAAGAGGACGTTAGTTCATGTTACCAACAATATAAGAATAAAGCTTATGAAAATAGAAAGAGtggtaaaataagtaagaCAGGCTTTGAAACTGACATGTTACTATCCAATAGTCAACTCAGGACACTATGGCTTGCCAGACTAGTTTTATATAGACATTTTTATAGGATGATAGTTGTTGATGAGCCTCCTGAGGAAGACCTATTAGTTGAAACCAGTGTCAAAAATGATATAGGCGTTCCTATTTATGACCTTTTACAGACTTATTTTCAACACTGTACTACATTTTTAACTGCCCATGATACAAGTGTGTTGAGAAAATGTACTTCAATATGGGCGTTACATGACGGCCGTTTAGTACGTACTTGTAAAACTTTTGATATCCCAGCAAATGAGTCTATCGCAAAAATTATAGAAGAATGTgttaaactaaattaa